One Amaranthus tricolor cultivar Red isolate AtriRed21 chromosome 10, ASM2621246v1, whole genome shotgun sequence genomic window carries:
- the LOC130825071 gene encoding uncharacterized protein LOC130825071 translates to MSGSTNNNTPAFNLRCVLEKDKLNSNNFLEWEMAVRIVLRAEGRESVLDTPLPESLPETATVVEKRARQNLEANSVQVTCLMLACMEHDFQKRFNNLDAYTIIQQLRTMFEKNARLERFEANCKLLECKLGKGKPVGPHVFALIGHFQVMEKLGFPYPKELATDIVIRSLPETFDAFRLNFYIQGGEATLPELHGMLIQAERSLPSEPALKDVLMVRKNKKFKKKGVPKWNSNGKVVTTNASPRPKATPKAKVAALHECYHCHKIGHWKRNCPVYLEEKKSGASSSGSKKK, encoded by the exons aTGTCTGGTTCAACTAACAACAACACTCCTGCTTTTAACTTGCGCTGTGTCTTGGAAAAGGACAAATTGAATTCAAACAACTTCCTTGAATGGGAAATGGCTGTGAGAATTGTTCTCAGAGCTgaaggaagggaaagtgttCTTGACACTCCACTCCCTGAATCCCTGCCAGAAACTGCAACAGTTGTAGAGAAAAGAGCTAGGCAAAATCTCGAGGCCAATTCTGTACAAGTAACATGTCTGATGCTTGCTTGCATGgaacatgattttcaaaaacgttttaaCAATCTTGATGCCTACACAATAATCCAACAACTTAGAACAATGTTCGAAAAGAATGCTCGATTAGAGAGATTTGAAGCTAATTGTAAACTTTTGGAATGCAAACTGGGCAAGGGAAAACCCGTCGGACCCCATGTGTTCGCCTTAATAGGGCATTTTCAAGTCATGGAAAAGTTGGGTTTTCCTTATCCCAAAGAGCTGGCCACTGATATTGTGATCAGATCCTTGCCAGAAACTTTTGATGCTTtcagattaaatttttacataCAAGGAGGGGAAGCAACCTTGCCAGAATTGCATGGTATGCTTATTCAGGCTGAAAGGAGCTTACCTTCTGAACCCGCACTGAAAGATGTGCTCATGGtcagaaagaataaaaagttcaaGAAGAAAGGGGTTCCTAAATGGAATAGCAATGGTAAGGTAGTTACCACTAATGCCTCTCCCAGACCAAAGGCTactccaaaggctaaagtagcaGCACTACATGAGTGCTACCACTGCCACAAGATTGGCCATTGGAAGAGGAACTGCCCCGTCTATCTAGAAGAAAAGAAGTCTGGTGCTTCATCTTcag ggtctaaaaagaagtag